A genome region from Corvus hawaiiensis isolate bCorHaw1 chromosome 4, bCorHaw1.pri.cur, whole genome shotgun sequence includes the following:
- the SSPN gene encoding sarcospan, giving the protein MGKEEKKAQHSTSPNNQSQTEKAPGEEKSTGSRQESAMKKKKKKQKKAKGDPKTGQEEESHTCCGCRFPLLFALLQLALGTSVTVLGFLMAGISSSLLVRDTPYWAGIIVCVVSLVGFVMLCISYQPDEKTCVQFTVKLLYFLLSALALVACVLAVAFAAHHYLQLTKFTCGTILESCQCKLDTEDPLSRTFVYRDAADCGSLTSMLSLYLLLQMALNLVAALVCVLTCFVVWKHRYQVFYVGVRFQPLTAAEGHTQQV; this is encoded by the exons atgggaaaggaggagaagaaagccCAGCACAGCACGTCCCCGAATAACCAGAGCCAGACAGAGAAGGCACCCGGAGAGGAGAAAAGCACCGGCTCGAGGCAGGAGTCCGcgatgaagaagaagaagaagaagcagaagaaagccAAGGGGGATCCCAAAACTGGCCAGGAGGAGGAATCCCACACTTGTTGTGGCTGCCGTTTCCCGCTGCTGTTTGCGTTGCTGCAGCTGGCGTTAGGCACCTCTGTAACAGTGCTGGGCTTCCTTATGGCAGGCATCAGTTCCTCTCTGCTAGTCAGAGACACTCCATATTGGGCTGGGATAATT GTCTGTGTGGTGTCCTTAGTGGGATTTGTTATGCTTTGTATTTCGTACCAACCCGATGAGAAGACATGTGTGCAGTTCACAGTGAAG ctgctgtattttctcctgAGTGCCCTGGCTCTGGTTGCCTGTGTTTTGGCAGTGGCTTTTGCTGCACACCATTACTTGCAGCTGACAAAGTTCACCTGTGGCACCATCCTGGAGTCCTGCCAGTGCAAACTGGACACTGAAGACCCCCTCAGCCGGACCTTTGTGTACCGGGACGCAGCCGACTGTGGCAGCCTGACCAGCATGCTCAGCCTGTACCTCCTTCTGCAGATGGCTCTCAACCTGGTGGCAGCCCTGGTGTGCGTCCTGACGTGCTTCGTGGTGTGGAAGCACCGATACCAGGTCTTCTACGTGGGTGTTCGCTTCCAGCCTCTCACGGCCGCCGAAGGCCACACGCAGCAAGTGTAG